The Meiothermus ruber DSM 1279 genome includes the window AGCCCGGGCAGGAGCCGGCTGCGGAGTGTCCCATTCTGATTTACCAGGATGGTCAGCTATACCGCTTTGACCTGCCCGGACAGCCCATGCCGGGGCCCGGAGGCCCGCAGCCAGGGCCCGGTATGCCGGGGGGCTCCCCAGAGCTGATTCCCCTCGAGCCCAACACCCCCTCCCTGCCCAGCCCTCCCCCGCAACCCACCCCCACCCCTCCCGACAGCAATCCGGATCAGAGCATCTAAAACCACCTACCGCACCTCGTGTGTTTGTTTTCTGGAGAGGTTGTTATGAACGAAGCGCCTAAAACCACCCTCGAGCCCCAGGCCGTGATGGATGCCGCCGCCAAGCTGCGCACGCTTTTGCTGGAAGTCAAGAAGGTGATTGTGGGGCAGGATCTGATGCTGGAACGCATGCTGGTGGCGCTGCTGGCGCGGGGCCACATCCTGATCGAGGGGGTGCCGGGGCTGGCTAAAACCCTGGCCATCAAGACCATGGCCGAGGCCATCGGGGCCAGCTTCAAGCGCATCCAGTTCACCCCCGACCTGGTGCCCGCCGATCTAGTAGGCACCCGCATCTACAACCCCAAGGAGGCCAGCTTCGAGGTGGAGCTGGGCCCCATCTTTGCCAACCTGATTCTGGCCGACGAGATTAACCGGGCCCCGGCCAAGATCCAGTCGGCTTTGCTCGAGGCCATGCAGGAGCGCCAGGTCACCATCGGACACGAGACCTTCAAGCTGCCCGACCCCTTTTTGGTACTGGCTACGCAGAACCCCATCGAGTCGGAGGGCACCTACTTCCTGCCCGAGGCCCAGGTAGACCGCTTCATGTTCAAGGTATGGATTGACTACCCCGCCTTCTACGAGGAGATGACGGTGGTGGAGCGGGTTTCTACCAAGTTTGAGCGGGTCAACGAGGTGCTCACCGGCGACGAGCTGCGCCACCTGCAGGCCATGGCCGACCAGGTGCACGTACACCAGGCCGTCACCGAGTACGCCGTGCGGCTGACCCGGGCCACCCGCGACCCCGGCGAGGTGGGCCTTTCGAACCTGAAGAAGTACATCAGCTTTGGGGGTAGCCCACGCGCCAGCGTCAACCTGATTCTGGGGGCCAAGGCCCTGGCCATCGTGCGGGGCCGCGAGTACGCCCTGCCCGAGGATGTGCGCGACCTGGCCCCCGAGGTGCTGCGCCACCGCATCATCCTGTCCTACGAGGCCCTGGCCGACGAGGTGAAGCTCGAGGAGGTGGTGCAGAAGATCATTGCCGCCACCCCCTTGCCCAAGG containing:
- a CDS encoding AAA family ATPase, coding for MNEAPKTTLEPQAVMDAAAKLRTLLLEVKKVIVGQDLMLERMLVALLARGHILIEGVPGLAKTLAIKTMAEAIGASFKRIQFTPDLVPADLVGTRIYNPKEASFEVELGPIFANLILADEINRAPAKIQSALLEAMQERQVTIGHETFKLPDPFLVLATQNPIESEGTYFLPEAQVDRFMFKVWIDYPAFYEEMTVVERVSTKFERVNEVLTGDELRHLQAMADQVHVHQAVTEYAVRLTRATRDPGEVGLSNLKKYISFGGSPRASVNLILGAKALAIVRGREYALPEDVRDLAPEVLRHRIILSYEALADEVKLEEVVQKIIAATPLPKVHIGDPYRDTRPAAENPSA